In Homalodisca vitripennis isolate AUS2020 unplaced genomic scaffold, UT_GWSS_2.1 ScUCBcl_6919;HRSCAF=14363, whole genome shotgun sequence, the sequence CCTTATTCAATATCAGTACAAAAAGAAGAAAGGCTAAAACAAACACCCagctcatccaacaaaaaaaatctaaaagattGTGCTGTTTGGTAGCAATAGAAAGGTGCCaggaggaagaaaggaaacactttactattgtaaaacctgttcaaaaaaaATCCCTGGTCTTCATCCTGCAGAGTGTTTTGAACGATACCATATACCATACcgtgctaaaatataaaattattagtgtaagtatcaaattttatatctctatgctataaattacaaataaaataaaataattatacaatataataatctatatactttattgacttccagtttgctaaaaatgggtttttactgaaaatatgctaaaatacaTACGAGCTGAGGGGGCAGACTGGTGAAAAAAAatccgagtggaaagggttaagaGGCTCcaagaacaaaatatatatgttaagaATAAATTCAATGGTAATAgatactctttgtttaaagtttattattgacagatGATTTGAGTGCTTGAGTGACTTGTTGTTTGTGCCTTTTACTTCTGTGAAGTGACATAGTTTCGGTTCATTCTGTAGTCTggatttacatattaatttatttacattatcacTTTTTTGAGTTAGCCTACAGTCCATTGccaaactttttactttttacacttaaagaagagggtaaaaatatagtgttatactttttgtaatatataacaaaggcAAATGTCCGAGATCCTATTGATAGATaactaaatcataaataatacttaCTGGGTGAATGTAGATGGCATCGAATTTAGATGCTAACTGTTCCATCTGGTCCACATCGTGATTGTTGTTTGTCTCTCTAAGCCGATCGATGTGAGCCTGAGTGTGGCACGTCAGCAGTTCAGTCCTCGGTAGCTTCTCTGACATCAACCGGTTGACAGCGCTTCACCAGTCCGAGCTCCTCACATCTGTCAACATCCGGCACAAACTGTCACAATTTGTACCGAATGTTTCGGTCTAACATTCGGTGGCTAAGATGGCTCTCCAGCACATCAAGGCAGAAATATTTAAACCCTACGCACCCCACTAATATATCCATTAACTTGCAgataacgccaagacaagtaaaaattttatttctttaagttcaaagctaattttattataactaattataaaaggtaaaagcaaaaaaagtataaaacagggcattttacttaaaactagtgtatttattgatgaaaataaaaaagaactatttacaaaactgtttgtttcaaatatattttaatttcattgtaaaatttaatatttagttttaaagtttaattatattttataaaacaagataaatatttcaaactaatcacaacagtaccacacgatgaagaataataatgagATACGTAGTAGACTTGTGCACTCGTGACAACCGataaagcagtaatacacgccacggatatgtttggttatagCTCTGTAGGAGGTGCAGAACTGACAAGCAGGTGGTCAGAGTTTAAACAAGGGCTGCTCCCCTCCCCCTACTGCAGAGTGAAGATCGTTTTATAAACACTTCCTTGGCAACAGTGATAAGCACAAAGCGTGCACTGggcatttcaaaggccttttgtgaactaaaaaaacataacccaagagacataatctataatatcggatgtAACTGTAGTTGCCATTTAGGTCAGAGTCTatcattctaatatatccgtctacagcgtgggaagggttaaagaatttatttaaccattttcaCCCGGGGCGGACAATATTTTTGTCTACCGAAATCTACGTGAAGCGTACGGGCGAACAAGTTATTGTCCACCGATTCCAATGTTTTGAAATAAGGTATATTGgctcaagaaatatatatttaattgtgtttatagtatttttttagtttattggcTATTTAATAATCAACATTATCATCTATTTAATGTCtgactttttttgttaaaaatactgaGGTGTATTTAGATGTTCACAGTTTTTCTTTGTTGGTCAAATTACCTGATAACAAGGTGAAAAATTGTTGGGTTTGTTCAAATGAGGGAACCAAATGTGACAGGGGTAATATTAAAAGATCAAGAACTGACTGTGCTTCTTGTCAAGAGGGCTGCCGTCCAATGAGTTTGCCCGTACATATTTGCAGTTTGGCCTACCTATTTTTTATAAGCCTaccattattgtaaaatatataaaacgttagCAACAATTTGTAAATAGATTTTGTGACTCAGTGTCAGtaccattttatgaaacaaacGTCATAGGATCAATGTTTGGAACTCATTTTATgtcataacaaatttttattataaattagtatttctttcccctagggtttaaattttttgatatgttatagtcaatagtcaatagtcaaatattctttattcaaaaacatatagtACATTTCTTACATTAGAATAGTGtcaagtttcaataatatataaaataaagactacatccaaaactaaatctaaaaatcaattgttattattaaaaaataccctTTTCAAATTCCTCTATAGAGTACAAAGCTAAACCtgtcaaaaatgcttttaactttttcttaaatatattacaattgtcctcttttttaatttcttctggtaactttttcaagaatttatttcctgcaaatgttgttttttttttgtagaactccAGACGGTAACTTGGAAAATTAGACTCATTTTTGTGTCGTGTATTGTAcgagtgaataaaataatgttgatccCTTAGTGGGTTGTATCTTAGGAACATTATGCACTCATAAATAAATAGCCCATAAAcggtcaatatttttaatatagctaATTAAATGCAGAATTGAAATATTTGGATTGccattataaagtttttattatttcttgtcgTTTTCAggctttaaagttattttttaacattaaaagaaatGTATACCCACAAAAACATATGAtagtatattattacatttatttgataaactTTACAGTCCTCTATTTAGTTTCAACTTAATTCTTTAACTTTTGGCTTTTGGTAccataaacattacaatatactgaataaaaattgggaaaataatttgttatacaaaaacataaaaaataaagcagtGTGCATACAGCAGGTTTATGCGACTTTCAAAAAATGTGCGTAATAGTTTTAAGAGACAATATTCTTTTCTTCTAGATTAAAATGGTTACGTAAGCAATGTTTCAATGTAATGTGAACAGGAAAACTTAGATAATTAAACTACAATCAATTGTACcaaatgaattattcatcatcTGATCTGTTGACCTGATCTAAACGACCTTCATCTACCAGTTTTAAATGACTCTAATATAGTAATGGATAAAATTGACATAGACGTTCTAAGACAAAACCATTTTCTATAAAACTGCTCTTAACATTTGTGGTTTGAtgtattttaaaccaatattgGTATGAATATGCAATGGAATAGAAATTATTCTATATAAGTTTGATAGCTTTCAGAAACTGAAGAGCTTCTAGAGGCTGTAAGTTTAGTTGGGATCAACTAAACTAGGCAGATTTTctcttaatgaaattaaaataacaattttcattttttatttattttcagttatttactGAGATAAATCTCTCTTCAACCGGAAAACAGTTCCTCTAGATAAAATAACCATACATGTGACcataagttttttttagattatttttacagtttacttCTTTTCTCTTCTACCTCTTTGAAAGGTTTGTGTCAGAAACAAACTATTCTATACTGATGGAATAAATTAGTGATGGCAAAATCCAGAATTTTTGAATCTAGAACCTGATTCTGAATCATACAAAATGTTATTCCCAGTTCTCAAATTCCAAATCCTAATAGCATTTTTAATCTAAGTACGATTTAAACAAACTCATCATCAATACAGTGGCCAATTTTAAACCTTTGGAGACTGTCTGATAAtactgtataaaatgtattatattttattgagagaatatttttatggctataaaaattGTGAAGTGAACTAAAATTAGTGATTTGCTACACAGTCTGTTTGCTTCCTGTCGAGCAGCTGACATCCGCGCATAGATGCAGCAGACCTGTAGCACTgcacaaacataaatatacaaaatagaaactgcaagctaaatattatttacaaaagcgCAGTAATTTGTTAATTAGGATATCTATTTACGTTTTTCCATAGACAAagcaataaaaaacactttttagaaATGGATAATTTGCGTATTACCAACTAATCATCAGTCACCAACAAATAGAAGCAGTAAACTCGAGGCATTGcatgaacataaatattaaaaatattaactggaaccaaaatattatctacaaaagtatgatagtttttttaattaggttaactatttacaggttttaaaacaaaaagtacaataaaaacacattttgcaaACGCTAAGTTGCATACTATTGATTAACTGCCATCCAGGAATATATGCAGTGGACTCATGGCAATACTTGAACATAAATACAGAACTGCTAGTAAAATACCATTAACAAAACTACGATTATCTGTTAATTAGGTACCTACCTAtgggttttcatacacaaagtacaacaaaattaCGTTTCTGCGATCAGCAATTTGCATAATGCTGATCAGTAGTTAATCAtcgttttaatattcaaaaagtaaacaCTTTACAACAAAAACTATAAAGTATTTGTAggcatattatttatatctttaaaatgtattgtgCTACGGTACAAAAAAGAAATAAGGGTGTAAAATGTAGGAGTTTTAACAAAGTACTCATGGTAAAAATTCCAGATAATTTTTACTTGAGCCAGCACTTCAGTTGGAATAGGTTGTTACTTGTTCACACAACTTTATGTATTTAACTATACTTATGTTTCACATTATTTGTACAGAACACACGAAAAAAATGTTCCAATGTATCAACAAATATCTTATTATTGACtataaattacgtaaaacagCACATAATTTGTGTATGgcttatatattttcaattaaaacatgAAGGTTTGCAGAGTTCGGAAATTAGAACATcccttaaaaatacaaagtattaCTGTATCTTTGTTTTCTTAGTGACAAAATTAAGGCTGATAATACATTCCGTGTACTAAACGGTTGAACCGGACATCTAAAACAAACGTGCTACAAATAAGATACCATACCAAAGTTACTGctttatacatctattttaatagtaacactacaagaagtaaataaaattacctgTCTAATGTTTTCATGAATCTGTCTGGACACTCGAGATGAGCTGGGTACCACAGACACCTGTGCTTCACCATACGAGTGTCGTACACAAGCCCTGTGCTGCCTCGAATCATATCTTTCGCACTCTGAGACTGAAATCAGGTGCAACGTGACATTAATAGCTGCTGACTATCTTAGTGACAACATAATCACATGTTATTACAGTGATTGTCAAGTATTGTGACAGTTTTCCTCTGAGATAAATATCCACTGCATGCTATTGTATTGCATCCTATTTTCCTCAAAAAATACACGTACTATCACTACGTTAATCAATTACACAAAATACTACAGGTAGTCCTTAAgaaataattgtaacattttttttcagTATTTCTTTAACCCATTTGACTACCAATTAAAATACCCTCAGGTACAGAATTTTTCATTTCCAACAGAAATCATTGTGTGGATGCTTAgggtcaataaaaaatattaaacgaccatataacacaacaaaattgtagtttattatcttatattttaggTATTTAGTTGTCTAGCTACAATTCGATTTATACCGGATCCACCACTAAAAGTCAAATTATGTGGTCCATTAGCTTGCCTTGTTCACTCTCAAGTATTAAGATTACGCCATTTCTTCATAGCCACATTCACTCAAAATTTTGTCATCAAAGTTACCATCACTCACTTCACTTTTACTTTCATTGAGCATGTTCTCCACAAAGTTACTAAAACTCTCTACAATAAGTTGTACACAAAAGATGTAATTTTACTGCGACTTCATTTTACCGCAACGCCTCATTTCAGACAGCAACTAATCAAAACAATCAACagataaaacagtaaataacaaacGATTTCGAGAGAGTTGACCAGCTTCAAAATCAAACATGTTGTATTTTTACAGActatcgatataaaagtatagaCAAATGccaaaataatctatatttttaaactccAAAATTTATGAACTTGGCGTGACAAGCAGCGGCCAGCATCGGTAATTACGGTGATGTTAACAGATGACGGGCAATATACATCATTGGTAACCAATATGTTAACTTTTGAAAccaaaaatttaaaccaattttcaatTTAACATGTTGACTTAAGATAGCTCTTCACATCAAGACCAAAGTACTGCAAggttttaattgtgttaacaatgtttttactcggtgtgaaccggaaaacttaGGTTATACCTGTAGTCATGTGAGTCTTGTCTCTAAAAATGAGCAttcacattattaatatttacctcagccattacagaaaataaaaaagtagcaaATGGAACAGGTAACTGTAACTCTTATCACTCAACAGTACACAAACTTAGGGAACAATAAACGCACACCAACTCATAAGGCCTATAAGTATTCTGCAAGGCCAAACCTACAAGATAATACAAGTAGATAATAATTCAATCCacttgtattaaaatacatttttaattaatctacgCCTTGTTGATAATGGAGATAGTGATGAGTGGTAAGTAAACAGcacaatgttacctttaatatttAGCGgatattttcattgttaaattcattattttggaTTTGCTTGATTGTATAATAGACTTGGGACAATTATAATAGAGCATGTACAGCCATAATTTCagacaaaaaatgtcataaacataGATTGAGAAATGTTGTCTAGCTGTTTGccccattttgtattttttacaaaaaaaaaattatctttagaaCTGAtaaagctacagataccaaactttgcTCATAGgttctaataaaaatgttagaaaaccTTAAAAACATAATTGTGTAATTTGCTTTACCAGCAACAAATTGATGTctactgaacattttaaaaatcaaataaaaaaaacaccagtaaacttattattattaaaaattcacaagatatcaattattttgcaatttttattacaattccaacagtactttgTTCAACAAAATCCGTCTGAGCCAAAGtgagcatgaccactttaaaggtatgctttCACAAGCCAGAAGCATAAGATATTATTGTCAGTTGAGagacagttgttttttttttcatggttgAATATTGAACCagctgtttaaaataaacaataaaaatacaaaaaaaaagatattaaaattaacaattcaatCTTGAATTACTGGATAAAACATAGCACGAAAGAGAATAAATTACAACTCATAATGGATATTGAAATTATAGCTGATAAAACTAACACTATGTCAGACACAAATTACCTTTGTACTACAATAGACAAATATTAAATGTGACAAAGTATACTGTACCTTCTCATACACATCCTCAATGAACATTTCGTTCTTTCTCTGAGGCTTTGACTTCTGAAGATTTTGATTCTGTTTTCCTCTGGACTCCAACGGAGCAACTTCCTGAAActgtttgaaattgtttcaatGAATACGAATGTATTGGCTGTTAAATTGTTAATACTTGAAATATactggtactttggtattatccagaggccactctgtccctactTACAACTTGTTATTACTTGATATAAATAAGTGCTTTAGATTAGGTTAACGTAAATATGTTACCAAaatagtagtaccaaagttaaagttactATTTATGAGCgttcacatgatctgagcttcaATTACGATACTGAAGCTCGATTATATGATCTGAGCTTCAATTTGGTGATGCCTTTGGCACCACCAAAACCTGCACTGATgaccaggggcatttccgattggtATTTccctgacctcagatcacgtgccagatctgATGTTGGAAAAGTTAGACAATCTgggataaaaaaagaagaaaaacaaccATTAAGATAGTATTTAAATTCAACCTCAGGTCACGTGAGTACTCGTAGATGTTAACTTGatcttttctatttataatatgtacctaagtatttacctacttatatagcttaataacaaatagtagatagggacatagtggTCTCCAGATAACACCAAAGtaccattatatttaattactgatGGTTAACAATCTCGAGCACGCTACAATAATCTTTATTACTACACCACACCTGATTAATCCTCGGAGATTTCCTCGCTACTCGAGCTTCTAAACTTCTTTTGACTTTTACTCATGGCTGGTAGAATTGATTAATATTGCATTGATCATAAAAtctgtaacaaacaaaataataaaatggaaaattgtttattgtgaacAAATTCAAggtcatatttaataagtttacttTCATCTACTCTCTACGTTCTCTGATACACACAAGTCTGTTTTTATCTGTCTacatcactttttatatttttatactgcattttttataaaacaaatgttatatcccacaatttaatatatttttgtaaaatacttttttgatcTGAGCTGTTACAACTTTGATTAAATGCTCTTTACTTGTTCCTTTATAGACTAAATCTAAAACCACATTTTAAACAAAGTCTCCAATAAAAAAGATCcacaatttataaaagtttaaatttgcattttggattaaaacgtaacaaaatttgttacatgGTTTAATAAGAGGGTAATATTCTGTGATACACATAAAGATCACAATAATATACATCTTTGGAAAGAACTGTGACGGAGAAAATTCTTCACAGAACACTAAGCTCAAACTATTAGTAAAATCAGTCtgttatttactaaaatacttcCTCATTACTTCTTGTTTAAGACTGGAACCACTCAGTTTTTAATAGCAGCCCTTATACTGTCCATCGGACTTCTTCTAAGACATTATCTTATCAAACCAAAAGTTTCAAACTGTAGTATCCGTGCAATAACAAATACTTGACTGCCAGACTTGAATACCAATCTCTCTGATTGCTTCTTGTTTGTTGAGTGTAGAACTGCGGGACTCCAGAACTCCAAACTAGGAGACCATACAAAAATTCAGatgtcattataaattaaaattactttttgcaGTGCTGGGGCCATTTAAACTGATCTTCAATCTGCTGATTACCGGTAACATTCAAGTACATATATTTGccacataaattacaaaaatcctCATCATCACTATCTCGATCTTTGCAAATTGTAACACATTCCATTTATATTGAAAGTTATCTCTGTTTGGATGTGTCTTCATTTATAACAAGAGACTCTATTTTCTCAGGTGCATTCCAATCTATAGTCCCTAAGCTATTTGATTACAATCTGATGCTGTGAATGTGATAAGAAATACTCTTAATGTTGAATCAACATGATATCCCACAAGTTGCTCTCATTCTGTTAGCCACATGTACATATACCACCATCGTAGAGAAAAGTATAGGGTCCAAAGTAGTACCTTGTTGAAACCAGTTGGTCATGTCCTTATCAAACTCAACC encodes:
- the LOC124373999 gene encoding histone deacetylase 6-like, translating into MFIEDVYEKSQSAKDMIRGSTGLVYDTRMVKHRCLWYPAHLECPDRFMKTLDRCEELGLVKRCQPVDVREATED